Proteins encoded in a region of the Corallococcus soli genome:
- a CDS encoding amidohydrolase family protein codes for MRDGLPIFDADRHVLEPLGLWADHLEPALRKHAPRPGRLPDEPLQERLERLGPQGLLPVQPLPEVDGKPLWNHMPERAWVAFSARSYQQLGRNELLARPDVYLAEMDRSGVDRAALFPTYALLLEGFSPLKPRVATAYASVYNTWLHGFCALDPERLRGVGLISRHEPEAMVAEVRRVAGFGWRAVMVRPNPIGGRLLSDAAYEPFWAECEARSMAVVLHGSGHVYVPSAGADRFDTRFANHACAHPMELMMGLLALLQGGVLERHPGLRIGAMEAGCGWLPYWSWRLDEEYRAVGAEVSATLRQAPSAYLRRHCYVSVEPDEPYLPDMMRHLPEERLLFGSDFPHLDHGEDVLGSLLSLRDRIPESRLRKVLWENPTRFYGAEP; via the coding sequence ATGCGTGACGGCCTCCCCATCTTCGACGCGGACCGCCACGTCCTGGAGCCACTCGGCCTCTGGGCGGATCACCTGGAGCCCGCGCTGCGCAAGCACGCGCCCCGCCCCGGGCGCCTCCCGGACGAACCCCTCCAGGAGCGCCTGGAGCGGCTGGGCCCCCAGGGCCTGCTGCCCGTGCAGCCCCTGCCGGAGGTGGACGGCAAGCCGCTGTGGAACCACATGCCGGAGCGGGCGTGGGTGGCGTTCTCCGCGCGCTCCTACCAGCAGCTGGGCCGCAATGAACTCCTGGCGCGGCCGGACGTGTACCTGGCGGAGATGGACCGCTCGGGCGTGGACCGGGCGGCGCTCTTCCCCACCTACGCGCTGCTGCTGGAGGGCTTCTCGCCGCTGAAGCCGCGCGTGGCCACCGCCTACGCGTCCGTCTACAACACCTGGCTGCACGGCTTCTGCGCGCTGGACCCGGAGCGCCTGCGCGGCGTGGGGCTCATCAGCCGGCACGAACCGGAGGCCATGGTGGCGGAGGTGCGCCGCGTGGCGGGCTTCGGCTGGCGCGCGGTGATGGTGCGGCCCAACCCCATTGGCGGAAGGCTCCTGTCGGACGCGGCCTATGAGCCCTTCTGGGCCGAGTGCGAGGCCCGCTCCATGGCGGTGGTGCTGCACGGCAGCGGCCACGTCTACGTGCCGTCCGCGGGCGCGGACCGCTTCGACACGCGCTTCGCCAACCACGCCTGCGCCCACCCGATGGAGCTGATGATGGGGCTGCTCGCGCTGCTCCAGGGCGGCGTGCTGGAGCGCCACCCGGGCCTGCGCATCGGCGCGATGGAGGCCGGCTGCGGCTGGCTGCCCTACTGGTCCTGGCGCCTGGATGAGGAGTACCGCGCCGTAGGTGCCGAGGTCTCCGCCACCCTCCGACAAGCTCCATCCGCCTACCTGCGCCGCCATTGCTACGTGTCGGTGGAGCCGGACGAACCCTACCTGCCCGACATGATGCGACACCTGCCGGAGGAGCGCCTGCTGTTCGGCAGCGACTTCCCCCATCTGGACCACGGAGAGGACGTGTTGGGTTCCCTGCTGTCCTTGCGTGACCGGATACCCGAAAGTCGTCTACGAAAGGTTCTCTGGGAAAACCCGACTCGGTTCTACGGTGCGGAACCGTGA
- a CDS encoding SagB family peptide dehydrogenase, producing MRLSLAEGVALRCPEAEDARVEGQGRSLRLGLLAPGVRAVFESLADGGIQETEVPAAAGTDASLAWYWLDLAGDGGLLSWTVEERGNLLMTLTPASASFLRRRATFDALVPLQLSRFAHTRMAAGHAVLDCPTVHATAVLHDRRVVSLLFDMARPTLLARLNQFNTGIESVTLRELVRLLAETGILVPEGLDVPASEATLTALRQWEPHDLLFHLRSRGWGHQTRAGATYRFRGELPNPPALKPSVAQETVALYRPDMEALRTGDASFTEVLENRRSLRGRGTTPLTVKQLGELLYRAARVRDVRSTLDGDVTDRPYPGAGAAYALELYPLVGECQGLPPGVYHYDPLGHQLEKLSGPTQEFQALLDEARSPVEPFERPEVLMVVAARVPRLAWKYETLAYSLVLQDTGALVQTLYLVSTALALRPYALGRSDPDLFQRVAGVDGFAEASVGAFAVSGGSTPVP from the coding sequence ATGAGATTGTCGCTCGCCGAAGGCGTGGCGCTGCGTTGTCCCGAAGCGGAGGACGCGCGCGTGGAAGGTCAGGGCCGCTCGCTGCGGCTGGGCCTGCTGGCCCCGGGTGTGCGCGCCGTCTTCGAGTCGCTCGCGGACGGAGGCATCCAGGAGACGGAGGTGCCGGCCGCGGCGGGCACGGACGCTTCGCTCGCGTGGTACTGGCTGGACCTGGCCGGGGATGGCGGCCTGCTGTCGTGGACGGTGGAGGAGCGCGGCAACCTGCTCATGACGCTGACGCCGGCCTCCGCGTCGTTCCTGCGCCGGCGCGCGACGTTCGACGCGCTGGTGCCCCTGCAGCTGTCCCGCTTCGCGCACACGCGCATGGCGGCGGGGCACGCGGTGCTGGACTGCCCCACCGTGCACGCCACCGCGGTGCTGCATGACCGGCGCGTGGTGTCGCTGCTGTTCGACATGGCCCGCCCCACGCTGCTGGCGCGGCTCAACCAGTTCAACACCGGCATCGAATCCGTGACGCTCCGGGAGCTGGTGCGCCTGCTGGCGGAGACGGGCATCCTGGTGCCGGAGGGGCTGGACGTGCCGGCGTCGGAGGCGACGCTCACCGCCCTGCGCCAGTGGGAGCCGCATGATCTGCTCTTCCACCTGCGCTCGCGGGGCTGGGGCCACCAGACGCGCGCGGGCGCCACCTACCGCTTCCGGGGCGAGCTGCCCAACCCGCCCGCGCTCAAGCCGTCCGTCGCGCAGGAGACGGTGGCGCTGTACCGCCCGGACATGGAGGCGCTGCGCACCGGGGACGCGTCCTTCACCGAGGTGCTGGAGAACCGGCGCAGCCTCCGGGGCCGGGGCACCACCCCGCTCACCGTGAAGCAGCTGGGGGAGCTGCTGTACCGCGCCGCGCGCGTGCGCGACGTGAGGAGCACGCTCGACGGCGACGTCACCGACCGGCCCTACCCAGGCGCGGGCGCGGCGTACGCGCTGGAGCTGTACCCGCTCGTCGGGGAGTGCCAGGGCCTGCCCCCGGGCGTGTACCACTACGATCCGCTGGGCCACCAACTGGAGAAGCTGAGCGGCCCCACGCAGGAGTTCCAGGCGCTGCTGGACGAGGCCCGCTCTCCGGTGGAGCCCTTCGAGCGGCCGGAGGTGCTGATGGTGGTGGCGGCGCGCGTGCCCCGGCTCGCGTGGAAGTACGAGACGCTGGCGTACTCGCTGGTGTTGCAGGACACCGGAGCGCTGGTGCAGACGCTCTACCTGGTGTCCACCGCGCTGGCCTTGCGGCCCTACGCACTGGGGCGCAGCGACCCGGACCTCTTCCAGCGCGTGGCTGGGGTGGACGGCTTCGCGGAGGCGTCCGTGGGCGCCTTCGCGGTGTCCGGTGGCTCGACGCCCGTCCCCTGA
- a CDS encoding BMA_0021/BMA_0022 family TOMM bacteriocin, protein MSKKKPESKAAPTKARPVARKPSSPGLGAKATVNDWQSVWMRAVALAWKEPSFEKALLADPRQALKERFDFEMPAAIQLKVVPATGAEAGTPNEWKLGGAEVELPLPKKPANVADHAVALSSLTDTYNRSHCCGSPCC, encoded by the coding sequence ATGAGCAAGAAGAAGCCGGAGTCGAAGGCCGCGCCCACCAAGGCCCGCCCCGTGGCGCGCAAGCCGTCCTCGCCGGGGCTGGGTGCGAAGGCCACGGTGAATGACTGGCAGTCGGTGTGGATGCGCGCCGTCGCCCTGGCGTGGAAGGAGCCCTCCTTCGAGAAGGCCCTGCTGGCCGACCCGCGTCAGGCGCTCAAGGAGCGCTTCGACTTCGAGATGCCCGCCGCCATCCAGCTCAAGGTCGTCCCGGCCACCGGCGCCGAGGCGGGCACCCCCAACGAGTGGAAGCTCGGCGGCGCGGAGGTGGAGCTGCCCCTGCCGAAGAAGCCGGCCAACGTGGCGGACCACGCCGTGGCCCTGTCCAGCCTCACGGACACGTACAACCGCTCGCACTGCTGCGGCAGCCCCTGCTGCTGA
- a CDS encoding TOMM system kinase/cyclase fusion protein, with the protein MDPNLLEAFQGRYELLSELGEGGFGRVYKARQVTTGQNVAVKLLRLTEGATPESVERRGARFEREMKLCAQMHHPNIVRLIDSGRAQGGAVYSIFEFVPGKNLAQVLAEEGVLDPVEVRHLMLQLLDALACAHAQNVVHRDLKPANVMVVPTGARRNALVLDFGIGSVTDELTRAEPQPRITSTNESLGTPSYAAPEQLRGQPPTPRSDLYAWGLVFLECLTGKRVFEGATVAEVIFQQLSAEPVPIPATIAAHPVGKLLQRATAKDPSQRTVSAEVLLRQLEAVDLSNLPRRSAPVRIQPAAPNAETATVELSSRTPNALSSRARRWAEGERRQLTVVCCTLSATAMAPGPVDIEELDHVLGAQQEVCIEIARRYNGHIASALGDIVLFYFGYPAAREDDARRAAQAALDMVAEVQRRGRAIEAERGTRVEIRVGLHTGLVVSREQRDPTLSGLGFVVGTTPKLAFRLSTSAPPGAILVTGDTQQLVRKHFPLEPGPTPVHDLLPPGLETFVLQGADATWSGTDEALSLVGRTRELDLLLSRWEQVRAGQGQAVLVSGEPGIGKSRLTRELGDKLGIDPHTWLEARCTADSSSQAYFPVVDLLTRMLDPNRDLSPEGRLKGLEALLSGYSFDLPESMPLFAPLLSLPLPPERWAPLDVSPLKHRELTRDALLAFLAALAERQPVVLALEDLHWADPSTLELLKALVAEVASSRLFAVFSARPEFEPPWPSSSVMQVQLGALARAEVERLACAAAGGPLSAEALEEIAARTDGIPLFIEELVRTLLESGALVKREDHFALEVGKGGPVVPGTLRDLLVARLDRLGRSKETAQVASVLGRELSQELLRHISPLTPEALDADLERLVGAGLLHRKRRPKGPVYLFKHALVRDAAYDSMLKRHRQQVHAKTAAALEEHFPEVVNERPDLLAHHHASANLKRKAIIYAQKAAFAALVRSAYVEAILFSRLGLSWLDAIEEPLERAQLELSLNGVLAPALMSTQGWRSQDLRTVAERSLELLFTVGESPYAAPTLWVLSIYYHLGGDQRRVRGLLDRLVALAQRSGDAGQEAVALTILSNIELLEGRLGEAKAKAERCVALFDPVAHRMHRILYGQDTRVGGEVVLCRTLWLLGFADQARAHGEAAVAWGRELNHGTSIGLSFIYLLLMAQEHGDRTEVTRLLSQHSELSHRYGLVEQAAYVGILRGWAAKDLEAMRRGVAMREAFGTEMDQPAYYAILAELELELGHLDTALATLERGQERARALGEGYHESRMLRVKGRVLLARDGATAPSAEACFRQAADVAHAQGARMPELQAVTALARLLQTSGRQEEARQRLQIIYSTFTEGLGTPPVMEARALLEALGGDC; encoded by the coding sequence ATGGACCCCAACCTGCTGGAGGCCTTCCAGGGCCGCTACGAGCTGCTGTCGGAGCTGGGCGAGGGCGGCTTCGGCCGCGTCTACAAGGCCCGGCAGGTGACGACCGGCCAGAACGTGGCGGTGAAGCTGCTGCGGCTGACGGAGGGCGCGACGCCGGAGTCGGTGGAGCGCCGCGGCGCGCGCTTCGAGCGGGAGATGAAGCTGTGCGCGCAGATGCACCACCCGAACATCGTGCGGCTCATCGACTCCGGGCGGGCGCAGGGCGGCGCTGTCTACTCCATCTTCGAGTTCGTCCCGGGCAAGAACCTGGCGCAGGTGCTCGCGGAGGAGGGCGTGTTGGATCCGGTGGAGGTGCGCCACCTGATGCTCCAGCTGCTGGACGCGCTGGCATGCGCGCACGCGCAGAACGTGGTGCACCGCGACCTGAAGCCCGCGAACGTCATGGTCGTGCCCACCGGCGCGCGCCGCAACGCGCTGGTGCTGGACTTCGGCATCGGGTCGGTGACGGATGAGCTGACGCGCGCGGAGCCGCAGCCGCGCATCACCTCCACCAACGAATCCCTGGGCACGCCGTCCTACGCGGCGCCGGAGCAGCTTCGCGGCCAGCCGCCCACGCCGCGCTCGGACCTGTACGCCTGGGGGCTGGTGTTCCTGGAGTGCCTCACCGGCAAGCGCGTCTTCGAGGGCGCCACCGTCGCGGAGGTCATCTTCCAGCAGCTGTCCGCGGAGCCGGTGCCCATCCCCGCGACCATCGCCGCGCACCCGGTGGGCAAGCTGCTCCAGCGCGCCACCGCCAAGGACCCGTCCCAGCGCACCGTGTCCGCGGAGGTGCTGCTGCGCCAGTTGGAGGCGGTGGACCTGTCCAACCTGCCGCGCAGGTCCGCGCCCGTGCGCATCCAGCCCGCGGCCCCCAACGCCGAAACGGCGACGGTGGAGCTGAGCAGCCGCACGCCCAACGCGCTGTCCTCGCGCGCGCGCCGGTGGGCGGAGGGCGAGCGCCGGCAGCTCACCGTGGTGTGTTGCACGCTGTCCGCCACGGCAATGGCGCCGGGCCCGGTGGACATCGAGGAGCTGGACCATGTGCTGGGCGCCCAGCAGGAGGTCTGCATTGAAATCGCGCGGCGCTACAACGGCCACATCGCCAGCGCGCTGGGCGACATCGTCCTCTTCTACTTCGGCTATCCGGCGGCGCGGGAGGACGACGCCCGGCGCGCGGCGCAGGCGGCGCTGGACATGGTGGCGGAGGTGCAGCGCCGGGGCCGCGCCATCGAAGCCGAGCGCGGCACGCGGGTGGAGATCCGCGTGGGCCTGCACACGGGGCTCGTGGTGTCGCGCGAGCAGCGGGATCCCACGCTGTCCGGCCTGGGCTTCGTCGTGGGCACCACGCCGAAGCTGGCCTTCCGCCTGAGCACGTCCGCGCCCCCGGGGGCCATCCTCGTCACCGGGGACACGCAGCAGCTCGTGCGCAAGCACTTCCCGCTGGAGCCCGGGCCCACGCCCGTGCACGACCTGCTGCCGCCCGGCCTGGAGACGTTCGTGCTCCAGGGCGCGGACGCGACGTGGAGCGGCACCGACGAGGCGCTCTCGCTGGTGGGCCGCACCCGGGAGCTGGACCTGCTCCTGTCGCGCTGGGAGCAGGTGCGGGCGGGGCAGGGGCAGGCGGTGCTCGTGTCCGGCGAGCCGGGCATCGGCAAGTCGCGCCTCACCCGTGAGCTGGGCGACAAGCTGGGAATCGACCCGCATACGTGGCTGGAGGCCCGCTGCACGGCGGACAGCTCCAGCCAGGCGTACTTCCCGGTGGTGGACCTGCTCACGCGGATGTTGGATCCGAACCGCGACCTGTCCCCCGAGGGCCGGCTGAAGGGGCTGGAGGCGCTGCTGTCCGGCTACAGCTTCGACCTGCCGGAGTCGATGCCGCTGTTCGCGCCGCTCCTGTCCCTGCCGCTGCCGCCGGAGCGCTGGGCGCCGCTGGACGTGTCGCCGCTGAAGCACCGGGAGCTGACGCGCGACGCGCTGCTCGCGTTCCTCGCCGCGCTGGCGGAGCGCCAGCCGGTGGTGCTGGCGCTGGAGGACCTGCACTGGGCGGACCCGTCCACGCTGGAGCTGCTCAAGGCGCTGGTGGCGGAGGTGGCGTCGTCGCGCCTGTTCGCGGTGTTCAGCGCGCGTCCGGAGTTCGAGCCGCCGTGGCCCTCGTCGTCGGTGATGCAGGTGCAGCTGGGCGCCCTGGCGCGCGCGGAGGTGGAGCGGCTGGCATGTGCCGCCGCGGGTGGCCCGCTCTCCGCGGAGGCGCTGGAGGAGATCGCCGCGCGCACGGACGGCATCCCGCTGTTCATCGAGGAGCTGGTGCGCACGCTGCTGGAGTCCGGCGCCCTGGTGAAGCGCGAGGACCACTTCGCGCTGGAGGTGGGCAAGGGGGGCCCGGTGGTGCCGGGCACGCTGCGCGACCTGCTCGTCGCGCGGTTGGATCGGCTGGGGCGGAGCAAGGAGACGGCGCAGGTGGCGTCGGTGCTGGGCCGAGAGCTGTCGCAGGAGCTGCTGCGCCACATCAGCCCGCTGACGCCGGAGGCGCTGGACGCGGACCTGGAGCGGCTGGTGGGCGCGGGGCTGCTGCACCGCAAGCGCCGGCCCAAGGGGCCCGTGTACCTCTTCAAGCACGCGCTGGTGCGCGACGCGGCCTACGACTCCATGCTCAAGCGGCACCGGCAGCAGGTGCACGCGAAGACGGCGGCGGCGCTGGAGGAGCACTTCCCGGAGGTGGTGAACGAGCGGCCGGACCTGCTCGCGCACCACCACGCGAGCGCGAACCTCAAGCGCAAGGCCATCATCTACGCGCAGAAGGCCGCCTTCGCCGCGCTCGTGCGCTCCGCCTACGTGGAGGCCATCCTGTTCTCCCGGCTGGGCCTGTCGTGGCTGGACGCCATCGAGGAGCCGCTGGAGCGCGCGCAGCTGGAGCTGAGCCTCAACGGCGTGCTCGCGCCGGCGCTGATGTCCACGCAGGGCTGGCGCTCGCAGGACCTGCGCACCGTGGCCGAGCGGTCGCTGGAGCTGCTCTTCACCGTGGGGGAGAGCCCCTACGCGGCCCCGACGCTGTGGGTGCTGTCCATCTACTACCACCTGGGCGGCGACCAGCGCCGGGTGCGCGGCCTGCTGGACAGGCTGGTGGCGCTGGCGCAGCGCTCCGGTGACGCGGGGCAGGAGGCGGTGGCGCTCACCATCCTCTCCAACATCGAGCTGCTGGAGGGCCGGCTCGGGGAGGCGAAGGCGAAGGCGGAGCGGTGCGTGGCGCTGTTCGACCCCGTCGCGCACCGCATGCACCGCATCCTCTACGGGCAGGACACGCGCGTGGGCGGCGAGGTGGTGCTGTGCCGGACGCTGTGGCTGCTGGGCTTCGCGGACCAGGCGAGGGCGCACGGCGAGGCCGCGGTGGCGTGGGGCCGCGAGCTGAACCATGGCACCAGCATCGGCCTGTCGTTCATCTACCTGCTGCTGATGGCGCAGGAGCACGGCGACCGGACGGAGGTGACGCGGCTCCTCTCGCAGCACTCGGAGCTGTCGCACCGCTACGGGCTCGTGGAGCAGGCCGCCTACGTGGGCATCCTGCGCGGGTGGGCGGCGAAGGACCTGGAGGCCATGCGGCGGGGCGTGGCGATGCGCGAGGCGTTCGGCACGGAGATGGATCAGCCGGCGTACTACGCCATCCTCGCGGAGCTGGAGCTGGAGCTGGGCCACCTGGACACGGCGCTCGCCACGCTGGAGCGAGGCCAGGAGCGCGCGCGGGCCCTGGGTGAGGGCTACCACGAGTCCAGGATGCTGCGGGTCAAGGGCCGGGTGCTGCTCGCGCGGGACGGCGCCACGGCCCCGTCCGCGGAGGCGTGCTTCCGGCAGGCCGCGGACGTGGCTCACGCGCAGGGCGCGCGGATGCCGGAGCTGCAGGCCGTCACCGCGCTGGCGCGCCTACTCCAGACGTCGGGTCGACAGGAAGAAGCGCGGCAGCGGCTCCAGATAATCTACAGTACCTTCACCGAGGGGCTGGGAACGCCGCCCGTCATGGAGGCCCGCGCGCTGCTGGAGGCGCTGGGAGGAGACTGCTGA
- a CDS encoding FHA domain-containing protein, translating to MLVYNPGQPDELSYPLGDAPVTLGRADDQTICIPHRSLSRQHARIERTDGRFFVTDLQSKNGTFVNGEQIRRKELRPGDTLTLGELVFLLTPEAPPAVAPGRAGEPSSDEPRPQLTRALTRVPLKTLVQAVPGPEQSASEAASAATRARERLRILQEVAKLLSVTDDFDTLLGKVLDLAFQILHVDRGVILLLDEQTGKLEPRVSKTAEGTPVRGPIFSQNIVDFVLRRSVAALFSDAVNDPRLDAADSIIFSSIRASMCVPLKPRDEVLGVLYVDNLSTPNRFSEDDLDFLVAFAGQAALALENARLYRRIEQETVQRMQLIMDAKLASLASMVGGMAHELRNPLNFISNFAGLSVGLTEDLAGVMAPQRERLDAASVRDVDEALDCLRTNARKINEHGRRADALIQGMLQHARRSPGPREAVDLNALVAESIALGQGGARGEPVPVRLDVEYDPAVAGVELVRADVGRVIINVVDNALYALRQRWAAQGPGYVPVLKVRTLARAEQVEVRLRDNGPGIPAASAERIFDPFFTTKPPGQGTGLGLSLSHDIIVQGHQGTFRMETVPGEFTEFVITLPRRGAQVGRPVPTQGTGSGRG from the coding sequence ATGCTCGTCTACAACCCAGGCCAGCCGGATGAGCTGTCCTATCCGCTGGGGGACGCGCCCGTCACCCTGGGGCGCGCGGATGACCAGACCATCTGCATCCCCCACCGCAGCCTGTCGCGCCAGCACGCGCGCATTGAACGCACCGACGGGCGCTTCTTCGTCACCGACCTCCAGAGCAAGAACGGCACCTTCGTCAACGGCGAGCAGATCCGCCGCAAGGAGCTGCGCCCCGGCGACACGCTGACGCTGGGCGAGCTCGTCTTCCTGCTCACCCCCGAGGCGCCCCCGGCGGTGGCGCCGGGCAGGGCGGGGGAGCCCTCCTCCGACGAGCCCCGTCCCCAGCTCACGCGCGCGCTCACCCGGGTGCCGCTGAAGACGCTGGTGCAGGCGGTGCCCGGGCCGGAGCAGTCCGCGTCGGAGGCGGCGAGCGCGGCCACCCGCGCGCGGGAGCGCCTGCGCATCCTCCAGGAGGTGGCGAAGCTGCTGTCCGTCACGGACGACTTCGACACGCTGCTGGGCAAGGTGTTGGACCTCGCGTTCCAGATCCTCCACGTCGACCGGGGCGTCATCCTGCTGCTGGATGAGCAGACCGGGAAGCTGGAGCCGCGCGTGTCGAAGACGGCGGAGGGCACGCCCGTGCGCGGGCCCATCTTCAGCCAGAACATCGTGGATTTCGTGCTGCGCCGCAGCGTGGCGGCCCTGTTCTCCGACGCGGTGAACGACCCGCGCCTGGACGCGGCCGACTCCATCATCTTCAGCTCCATCCGCGCCTCCATGTGCGTGCCGCTCAAGCCCCGGGACGAGGTGCTGGGCGTGCTGTACGTGGACAACCTCTCCACGCCCAACCGCTTCTCGGAGGACGACCTGGACTTCCTCGTCGCGTTCGCGGGGCAGGCGGCGCTGGCGCTGGAGAACGCCCGGCTCTACCGCCGCATCGAGCAGGAGACGGTGCAGCGCATGCAGCTCATCATGGACGCGAAGCTGGCCTCGCTGGCGTCCATGGTGGGCGGCATGGCGCACGAGCTGCGCAACCCGCTCAACTTCATCAGCAACTTCGCCGGCCTGTCGGTGGGCCTGACGGAGGACCTGGCGGGCGTGATGGCGCCGCAGCGCGAGCGGCTGGACGCCGCCTCCGTGCGCGACGTGGACGAGGCGCTGGACTGCCTGCGCACCAACGCGCGGAAGATCAACGAGCACGGCCGGCGCGCGGACGCGCTCATCCAGGGCATGCTCCAGCACGCGCGCCGCTCGCCGGGGCCGCGCGAGGCGGTGGACCTGAACGCCCTGGTCGCGGAGAGCATCGCCCTGGGCCAGGGCGGCGCGCGCGGGGAGCCGGTGCCCGTGCGGCTGGATGTGGAGTACGACCCCGCCGTGGCGGGCGTGGAGCTGGTCCGCGCGGACGTGGGGCGCGTCATCATCAACGTCGTGGACAACGCGCTCTACGCCCTGCGCCAGAGGTGGGCCGCCCAGGGGCCCGGGTACGTGCCGGTGCTCAAGGTCCGCACCCTGGCGCGGGCGGAGCAGGTGGAGGTGCGCCTGCGCGACAACGGCCCCGGCATCCCCGCGGCGAGCGCGGAGCGCATCTTCGACCCCTTCTTCACCACGAAGCCGCCGGGGCAGGGGACGGGGCTCGGGCTGTCACTCAGTCATGACATCATCGTGCAGGGACACCAGGGCACCTTCCGCATGGAGACGGTGCCGGGCGAGTTCACGGAGTTCGTCATCACGCTGCCCCGGCGGGGGGCGCAGGTCGGTCGGCCGGTGCCCACGCAGGGGACCGGCTCGGGACGTGGTTGA
- a CDS encoding alpha-hydroxy acid oxidase, translated as MRPLCLDEYEQQARARLPADVFDYVCGGSDDECSLRDSRSAFDAWWLRPNVLVDVSRCDTSVTLLGTTLKHPLGVAPMAYQCLAHPDGEEATARAAGSLGGLMVVSTMASRSLEDVARAATGPLWFQVYCFRERAVTAALIRRAEAAGYRALVLTVDTPRLGRRMRDMRSGFGLPAHVRAANFDTDVSQALATRAPGESGIASHAARDFDAALTWESVAWVRSVSRLPVVLKGVLTAEDAERAVAAGVDGLIVSNHGGRQLDGAIPPLEALLEVVAAARGRCEVLVDGGIRRGTDVLKALALGAKAVLVGRPVYWGLAAGGEEGVGHLLSMLREELELALALSGRPTLASLDGSVLRRRAP; from the coding sequence ATGCGTCCCCTGTGCCTGGACGAGTACGAGCAGCAGGCCCGCGCGCGGCTGCCCGCGGACGTCTTCGACTACGTGTGCGGCGGCAGTGACGACGAGTGCTCCCTGCGCGACAGCCGGAGCGCCTTCGACGCGTGGTGGCTGCGGCCCAACGTGCTGGTGGACGTGTCCCGCTGCGACACGTCCGTGACGCTGCTGGGCACGACGCTGAAGCACCCGCTGGGCGTGGCGCCCATGGCGTACCAGTGCCTGGCGCACCCGGACGGGGAAGAGGCCACCGCGCGCGCGGCCGGCTCGCTGGGTGGGCTGATGGTGGTGAGCACCATGGCCAGCCGCTCGCTGGAGGACGTGGCCCGCGCCGCCACGGGGCCGCTCTGGTTCCAGGTGTACTGCTTCCGCGAGCGCGCGGTGACGGCGGCGTTGATCCGCCGCGCGGAGGCCGCGGGCTACCGCGCGCTGGTGCTCACGGTGGACACGCCCCGGCTGGGGCGCCGCATGCGGGACATGCGCAGCGGCTTCGGCCTGCCGGCCCACGTGCGCGCGGCCAACTTCGACACGGACGTGAGCCAGGCGCTGGCCACCCGCGCGCCGGGCGAGTCCGGCATCGCGTCGCATGCGGCGCGGGACTTCGACGCCGCGCTGACGTGGGAGTCGGTGGCGTGGGTGCGCTCGGTGTCGCGGCTGCCGGTGGTCCTCAAGGGCGTGCTGACGGCGGAGGACGCGGAGCGCGCGGTGGCGGCGGGCGTGGACGGGCTCATCGTCTCCAACCACGGCGGGCGGCAGTTGGATGGCGCCATCCCTCCGCTGGAGGCGCTGCTGGAGGTGGTGGCGGCGGCGCGCGGCCGGTGCGAGGTGCTGGTGGACGGCGGCATCCGCCGGGGCACGGACGTGCTCAAGGCGCTGGCGCTGGGCGCGAAGGCGGTGCTGGTGGGGCGCCCGGTGTACTGGGGGCTCGCGGCGGGCGGCGAGGAGGGCGTGGGCCACCTGCTGTCCATGCTGCGCGAGGAGCTGGAGCTGGCCCTGGCCCTGTCCGGACGGCCCACCCTGGCGTCGCTGGACGGGTCGGTGCTGCGGCGCCGCGCGCCCTGA